From a region of the Paraburkholderia hospita genome:
- a CDS encoding ABC transporter ATP-binding protein: MSNGNLLTIRNLAVNFSGMPAVDRINLNVAPGEVVGVVGESGSGKSVTMMALMGLIDAPGKVTADEVTFDGKDLLNATPNQRRKIIGKDVAMVFQDALTSLNPSYTVGYQIKEVLKLHEGLRGDALHKRAVELLDQVGIPDAKNRINTFPHQMSGGMNQRVMIAMAVACNPKLLIADEPTTALDVTIQAQIMQLLVQLQKDRGMALVLISHDLAVVSEVAQRVAVMYAGEVIETNRVPDIFKAPHHPYTEALLAAIPEHNVGAVRLAALPGMVPGRDDRPKGCLFAPRCKYVVDDCNKARPALSPLADHDPAAQVRCIKPLNLVRDAIHPGGAR, from the coding sequence ACGTGGCGCCGGGCGAAGTGGTCGGCGTGGTGGGCGAATCGGGCTCGGGCAAGAGCGTGACGATGATGGCGCTGATGGGCCTGATCGACGCGCCCGGCAAGGTCACGGCCGACGAAGTCACCTTCGACGGCAAGGACCTGCTGAACGCGACGCCCAACCAACGCCGCAAGATCATCGGCAAAGACGTGGCGATGGTGTTTCAGGACGCGCTGACGAGCCTGAACCCGAGCTACACCGTCGGCTATCAGATCAAGGAAGTGCTGAAACTGCACGAAGGGCTGCGCGGCGACGCATTGCACAAACGCGCGGTCGAACTGCTCGATCAGGTCGGCATTCCCGACGCGAAGAACCGCATCAACACGTTCCCGCATCAGATGTCGGGCGGCATGAACCAGCGCGTGATGATCGCGATGGCGGTTGCGTGCAACCCGAAGCTGCTGATCGCCGACGAGCCGACCACCGCGCTCGACGTGACCATTCAGGCGCAGATCATGCAACTGCTCGTGCAGTTGCAGAAAGATCGCGGCATGGCGCTCGTGCTGATCTCGCACGATCTGGCCGTGGTGTCGGAAGTCGCGCAGCGTGTAGCCGTGATGTACGCGGGCGAAGTCATCGAAACGAACCGCGTGCCCGATATCTTCAAGGCGCCGCATCATCCGTACACGGAAGCGCTGCTGGCGGCGATTCCCGAGCACAACGTCGGCGCGGTGCGGCTGGCCGCGCTGCCGGGCATGGTGCCGGGACGCGACGACCGGCCTAAGGGGTGTCTGTTCGCGCCGCGCTGCAAATACGTCGTCGACGATTGCAACAAGGCGCGGCCCGCGCTCTCGCCGCTGGCCGATCACGATCCCGCCGCCCAGGTTCGCTGCATCAAGCCGCTGAATCTGGTTCGCGATGCCATTCACCCGGGAGGCGCACGATGA